From Papaver somniferum cultivar HN1 unplaced genomic scaffold, ASM357369v1 unplaced-scaffold_99, whole genome shotgun sequence, the proteins below share one genomic window:
- the LOC113346327 gene encoding methyltransferase-like protein 1: MDGLESIRNYVKRNMDDSPDRKGDRAGEEEDWESSDKRKHRSSKSRKHTNEEDAEEWDSGGKRKSTGERTESRKRSGGSSRAGSGYEDDYDARKDGRSKQPKKYLEERSDWKSSSGFQDRESESSRKGRDASGSKGFVEADENERNSSRKTSSKPSSHEGSQSKSRSKVETSHDGELDKNSDRDSRYHERKESSRDKVQESREQDRNPRRRWDESDSVRSKQESNIGEKTDLRSGKTPDAKQGSSRERTVDSRNEHSDSKCRSVDPSSDKGTKSSYGEEKRVEVERSRSRGRPEAQEEETRNREERSSSDKAKRLGEKSNGLAEDVESVANRSSNRPHGEKPDNQSRERSVNAEEDGHAKSRDRVGREVRQSRRSQSPARGGRRRPESDDSGSDNDRSTGHKNLDREKESYRDDRSKGRDSSSWSDKNRDWEGPKDSWKQKNEEIIDGDGNFDREREWESQRRERERIDSEISLHRPVYRKGRGRLDGGNGASDSIEIRPKPSFDFGREESASTFAGRKTETGQQTSSITATNDEDWAYHQEGRARMAEVYGATDGYPDDSSSHVIIDAQGGKGRGQKPLLGSNRSVGGQSSSVGSQPAQLGNNQGSVPFNRTPIQGPKGNNRLGRGGRGRGQGRDVPRVGLQMPMMGPPFVPLGLPPGQMQALGSSMSPAPGPPMGLGIMMSPFGGPNIWPGARSVDMNMLAVPPGLSPIPPGPRFTPNMGTGPNPNMFFNQPLPMRGVNPSISGPGFNTMGTMGRGMPQENAPANWGPPRMGGPLGKNPSRGEQNDYSQNFVDTGKRPQNFIRELELTNTVEDYPKLRELIQRKDEIVANAATPPMYYKCDLREFVLSPEFFGTKFDVILVDPPWEEYVHRAPGLADHMDYWTFEEILNLKIEAIADTPSFIFLWVGDGVGLEQGRQCLKKWGFRRCEDICWVKTNKTHATAGLRHDSRTLFQHTKEHCLMGIKGTVRRSTDGHIIHANIDTDIIIAEEPAYGSTKKPEDIYRIIEHFSLGRRRLELFGEDHNIRSGWCTVGNGLSSSNFNAEAYLRNFADKDGKVWVGGGGRNPPPDAPHLVLTTPDIESLRPKSPPQKNQQQSSSLSLTSMNTANRRPAVNSPQNPNVLTLNQEVSSSTPPTPLPWASSPMGVGLKGAGPDAVNVMLSNDNFFDSYAFGNSNNLPSAQVNVDHREAESSHGPGAAANML; encoded by the exons ATGGATGGGCTGGAAAGCATACGGAATTATGTGAAAAGGAATATGGATGATTCACCAGATAGGAAAGGTGATAGGGCTGGAGAAGAGGAAGATTGGGAGAGTAGTGATAAAAGGAAACATCGATCGAGCAAGTCCAGAAAGCACACTAACGAAGAAGATGCAGAAGAATGGGATAGTGGTGGAAAGAGAAAGAGTACCGGGGAAAGAACTGAGAGCAGGAAAAGGTCGGGGGGATCGAGTAGAGCAGGCAGTGGATATGAAGATGACTATGATGCAAGAAAAGATGGAAGGTCCAAGCAGCCAAAGAAATACCTGGAAGAGAGGAGTGACTGGAAATCAAGCAGTGGATTTCAGGATAGAGAATCAGAAAGCAGTAGAAAAGGGAGAGATGCTTCAGGGAGTAAAGGGTTTGTGGAAGCTGATGAGAATGAGAGGAATTCATCAAGGAAAACGAGCTCAAAACCCTCTAGTCATGAGGGTTCCCAGAGCAAGAGTAGAAGTAAAGTTGAAACTTCTCATGACGGAGAGCTTGATAAGAATTCTGATAGAGATTCTAGGTATCatgaaaggaaagaaagcagtaGAGATAAAGTTCAGGAATCTCGTGAGCAAGACAGAAATCCTAGGAGAAGATGGGATGAGTCTGACTCTGTTCGATCAAAACAAGAAAGTAATATTGGTGAAAAAACTGACCTCAGGAGTGGCAAAACTCCTGATGCTAAGCAGGGGAGTTCGAGGGAGAGAACTGTTGACTCAAGAAATGAGCATAGCGACAGCAAATGCAGGTCTGTTGATCCATCCAGTGATAAAGGAACTAAATCCAGCTACGGTGAAGAGAAAAGGGTTGAGGTGGAGAGGAGTAGGAGCAGAGGCAGGCCTgaggctcaagaagaagaaactaGAAATCGCGAAGAGCGATCAAGTAGTGATAAAGCTAAGAGGTTGGGAGAAAAATCAAATGGGTTGGCAGAGGATGTGGAATCTGTTGCTAATAGGTCTAGTAACAGGCCTCATGGGGAAAAACCTGACAACCAAAGCCGGGAAAGATCTGTAAATGCAGAGGAAGATGGACATGCAAAGTCAAGAGATAGAGTTGGGAGGGAAGTGAGACAGTCTAGAAGGTCACAGAGTCCTGCGAGAGGTGGAAGGCGTCGCCCAGAATCAGATGACTCTGGGTCAGACAATGACAGAAGTACTGGTCACAAGAATTtagacagagaaaaagaaagttaTAGGGATGACAGATCAAAAGGAAGGGATAGTAGCAGCTGGAGTGATAAGAATAGAGATTGGGAAGGTCCTAAGGACAGTTGGAAACAGAAGAATGAAGAGATAATAGATGGAGATGGGAATTTTGACCGTGAAAGGGAATGGGAATCACAGAGGAGGGAGCGTGAGAGGATTGATAGTGAAATCTCTCTACATCGACCTGTATATAGGAAAGGTAGAGGCAGGCTTGATGGCGGAAATGGAGCTTCTGATTCAATAGAGATTCGACCCAAGCCATCTTTTGATTTTGGTAGGGAAGAGTCTGCATCAACATTTGCTGGTAGGAAAACTGAAACCGGACAACAGACTAGTTCCATCACTGCAACAAATGACGAAGATTGGGCATATCATCAGGAGGGAAGGGCAAGAATGGCTGAAGTTTATGGTGCCACTGATGGGTATCCAGATGATAGTTCCTCGCACGTAATAATAGACGCACAAGGCGGGAAAGGAAGAGGGCAAAAGCCACTTTTGGGTTCTAATCGAAGTGTTGGCGGCCAGAGTTCAAGTGTCGGTTCACAACCAGCTCAATTAGGAAACAACCAGGGATCAGTCCCTTTCAACAGAACTCCCATCCAGGGGCCAAAAGGGAATAATAGACTTGGGAGAGGAGGAAGAGGTAGAGGGCAAGGACGTGATGTGCCACGTGTTGGCTTACAGATGCCTATGATGGGACCTCCTTTTGTCCCTTTAGGGTTACCACCTGGACAAATGCAGGCCCTTGGTAGCAGCATGTCTCCTGCTCCAGGTCCACCGATGGGGCTTGGTATTATGATGTCGCCATTTGGTGGGCCTAATATTTGGCCAGGAGCTCGAAGTGTTGATATGAACATGTTAGCTGTTCCACCTGGTCTTTCACCTATCCCGCCTGGACCTAGGTTCACTCCAAACATGGGAACTGGCCCAAACCCAAACATGTTTTTCAACCAACCACTCCCTATGAGAGGAGTAAACCCTAGCATATCTGGCCCTGGTTTTAACACTATGGGAACAATGGGACGAGGGATGCCTCAAGAAAATGCTCCGGCAAACTGGGGTCCTCCAAGAATGGGTGGGCCTCTTGGTAAAAATCCTTCAAGAGGCGAGCAGAATGATTATTCTCAGAATTTTGTAGATACTGGTAAGAGGCCCCAAAATTTCATTAGGGAGCTGGAGCTAACTAATACTGTGGAGGACTACCCGAAACTCCGAGAGCTTATTCAGAGAAAAGACGAGATTGTGGCGAACGCGGCTACACCACCCATGTATTACAAGTGCGACTTGCGCGAGTTTGTTCTGTCTCCAGAGTTTTTCGGTACCAAGTTTGATGTCATTCTTGTAGACCCTCCATGGGAAGAATATGTTCATCGAGCCCCTGGTCTTGCCGACCATATGGATTACTGGACATTCGAAGAAATCTTAAACCTAAAGATTGAG GCAATTGCAGATACACCTTCCTTCATCTTCCTGTGGGTTGGTGATGGTGTGGGTCTTGAGCAGGGCCGCCAATGTTTAAAGAAG TGGGGTTTCCGAAGGTGTGAGGATATATGTTGGGTGAAGACCAATAAAACACATGCAACTGCTGGCTTGCGTCACGATTCCCGTACATTGTTTCAGCACACAAAG GAACATTGCTTAATGGGAATTAAGGGAACTGTTCGTCGAAGCACTGACGGGCATATTATTCATGCCAACATCGACACAGATATAATTATTGCTGAAGAACCTGCCTATG GCTCAACAAAAAAACCTGAGGATATTTACCGTATCATTGAGCATTTCTCTCTTGGGCGTAGGAGGCTTGAGCTCTTTGGTGAGGACCATAACATCAGGTCGGGTTGGTGTACTGTTGGAAATGGATTGTCTTCCTCTAACTTTAATGCTGAG GCATATTTGAGGAATTTTGCTGATAAAGATGGAAAAGTTTGGGTTGGAGGAGGAGGACGTAATCCCCCACCAGATGCACCTCATCTTGTATTAACAACCCCAGATATAGAAAGTCTTCGACCAAAATCACCGCCTCAGAAGAATCAGCAGCAGTCATCATCTCTGTCGCTGACATCCATGAATACCGCCAACAGAAGACCTGCCGTTAACTCCCCACAGAACCCAAATGTTCTCACTCTGAACCAAGAAGTCTCAAGTTCCACCCCTCCGACTCCTCTTCCTTGGGCTTCTTCGCCAATGGGGGTTGGCTTGAAAGGAGCAGGACCAGATGCTGTCAACGTTATGCTTTCTAATGATAATTTTTTTGATAGTTATGCATTTGGTAACAGTAACAACTTGCCGAGCGCACAAGTAAATGTAGATCACCGAGAGGCCGAGTCTTCTCATGGCCCTGGCGCCGCTGCCAACATGTTGTAA
- the LOC113346333 gene encoding serine/threonine-protein kinase PRP4 homolog: MDWNRDMKSREKKNIRHREHEQLEHCDETTRYAEKDVACEETVEPKLSELEEEENIDRVEESRKRRQAILKKYKYKKLELQNQVQPQPEVPEKEENASLPIDKVLGHSSLTISIVPELSDCKDVVPDVDGVDSIFSVGKSPLPSITAVSEKTQGAEGVDSGASKRKGDGLQVKRSGPNDNWDNKHGHYNCKAGDILVSMYEVTAKLGSGVSSTVVHAKDLKAGKHDPKEVAIKIIYNNDILSKADQLELVILKKLAAADPKDRSYCVRLLSS, encoded by the coding sequence ATGGATTGGAATCGGGACATGAAAAGTAGAGAAAAGAAGAATATTAGGCATCGAGAACATGAGCAGTTAGAACATTGTGATGAAACAACAAGATATGCAGAGAAGGATGTTGCTTGTGAGGAAACTGTTGAACCGAAACTTTctgaactggaagaagaagagaatattgaTAGAGTTGAGGAAAGCAGAAAAAGAAGGCAAGCAATTTTGAAAAAATACAAATATAAAAAACTAGAGTTACAAAATCAGGTTCAACCTCAACCTGAGGTcccagaaaaagaagaaaatgctTCTCTACCTATAGACAAGGTACTGGGGCACTCTTCTCTTACTATTAGTATTGTTCCTGAACTTTCAGATTGTAAGGATGTTGTCCCAGATGTTGATGGTGTTGACTCGATATTCTCAGTAGGGAAATCGCCGCTACCAAGTATAACGGCAGTTTCTGAGAAGACTCAAGGTGCTGAGGGAGTGGATTCTGGTGCTTCAAAGAGGAAAGGAGATGGTTTACAAGTGAAAAGAAGTGGgcccaatgataattgggataATAAACATGGGCATTATAACTGTAAAGCTGGAGATATACTTGTCAGCATGTATGAGGTCACTGCTAAACTTGGGAGTGGTGTTTCTTCCACTGTTGTTCACGCCAAGGATCTCAAGGCAGGGAAACATGATCCAAAAGAAGTTGCCATAAAGATCATATACAATAATGACATCTTGAGCAAAGCTGATCAACTAGAGCTGGTTATATTAAAGAAGCTAGCTGCTGCAGATCCAAAGGATAGATCGTACTGTGTACGATTACTCTCAAGTTAA